In Acinetobacter sp. WCHAc010034, a genomic segment contains:
- a CDS encoding SGNH/GDSL hydrolase family protein gives MILKAATLALIPALVFQGLRVKKNTPRLPEPEGMREGQSGSGKALSILIAGDSAAAGVGVATHEAALLGAVLKELQADYAVSWKLHAKTGDSTAQVIDSLNALEARHYDAVLTSVGVNDVTKLMSAKAWIKQQRKFYGLIEDKFTPDLIIAAGVPPMHLFPALPNPLGWLFGQYAKQMNKQLAQFIQHRPAMQWIEYDLKKYQALNLEMAADGFHPSKEIYKIWAQEAAAKIRRKF, from the coding sequence ATGATTTTAAAAGCAGCCACCCTTGCTTTAATTCCGGCCTTAGTGTTTCAAGGCTTGCGCGTCAAGAAAAACACGCCGCGCTTGCCGGAGCCGGAAGGCATGCGCGAAGGGCAGTCCGGTAGCGGAAAAGCCTTGTCGATTTTAATTGCCGGCGACTCGGCGGCGGCCGGCGTGGGCGTGGCGACGCATGAAGCCGCTTTGCTGGGCGCGGTGCTGAAAGAACTGCAGGCTGATTATGCAGTCAGCTGGAAACTTCACGCAAAAACCGGCGACAGCACGGCGCAGGTCATTGACAGTTTAAATGCGCTTGAAGCGCGCCATTATGATGCCGTTTTGACCTCGGTCGGGGTCAATGATGTGACCAAGTTAATGTCCGCCAAGGCGTGGATTAAGCAGCAGCGGAAATTTTACGGCTTAATTGAAGATAAATTCACGCCGGATTTGATTATTGCTGCCGGTGTGCCGCCGATGCATTTGTTTCCGGCGCTGCCGAACCCGCTGGGCTGGCTGTTTGGGCAATACGCCAAGCAAATGAATAAGCAGCTGGCGCAATTCATTCAGCACAGGCCCGCTATGCAATGGATTGAATATGACCTTAAAAAATATCAGGCGCTGAATCTGGAAATGGCGGCCGACGGCTTTCATCCCAGCAAGGAAATCTACAAAATATGGGCGCAGGAAGCAGCGGCTAAAATCCGCCGGAAGTTTTAA
- a CDS encoding alpha/beta hydrolase-fold protein, with protein sequence MLKKISFALFSSGFAFSAPQLLAQPAPAAAEQYAYAAPCESVQPESRRLKLLQAKPKQSAKIIEQFWQDIAQQGTPLAEKIDAQNSRIIFLWRGAMHNVRLIGGPSNDHEWLTRLPNTDIWFKEAIVDSRFIGSYSFAVDLPNVEGYLSHYCPHLNPELKESRAQRRAVLQVQKLDPFNPQTYLPLSDASGLRNENYTALDNAPAFANPKDFPGLASPEVKSYTLNSKLLHNQRTVQIYQSKRTNPKQDYVTAIFFDGRQYADLLQVPKALDILVSQGKLPPIQAVFVSAPDDAQRPKELTPNAEFTAFFGQELLPWIDRHLPAERNKRKTVLLGSSLGGLSSAYLALKYPQEISHAVPLSGSFWWQAQETDLPNGMSKIIRAQPHQPKQHWFISANSYESSRNNNGLSILETSPAVAADLRAKGHDVAYKSYIGGHSYAIWQVTLQEALLHFFAE encoded by the coding sequence ATGCTGAAAAAAATAAGTTTTGCGCTGTTCAGCAGCGGTTTTGCCTTTTCCGCGCCGCAGCTGCTGGCCCAGCCTGCGCCTGCCGCTGCCGAACAATATGCCTATGCTGCACCATGCGAATCTGTTCAGCCTGAGAGCCGGCGCCTAAAGCTGCTTCAGGCCAAACCCAAGCAGTCCGCTAAAATCATTGAACAATTCTGGCAGGATATCGCGCAGCAAGGCACGCCGCTGGCGGAAAAAATTGACGCGCAAAACAGCCGGATTATTTTCTTATGGCGCGGCGCCATGCACAATGTTCGCCTGATTGGCGGGCCAAGCAATGATCATGAATGGCTGACCCGCCTGCCCAATACAGATATCTGGTTTAAAGAAGCTATTGTGGACAGCCGGTTTATCGGCAGCTACAGTTTTGCAGTAGATTTGCCTAATGTTGAAGGCTATTTATCCCATTACTGCCCGCATTTGAACCCGGAGCTGAAAGAGTCCCGCGCGCAGCGCCGCGCCGTGCTGCAGGTGCAGAAACTTGACCCTTTCAACCCGCAGACCTATTTGCCTTTAAGTGATGCATCCGGCTTAAGAAATGAAAATTACACCGCGCTGGACAATGCGCCGGCCTTTGCCAATCCGAAGGATTTTCCCGGCTTGGCCAGCCCTGAAGTCAAAAGCTATACCCTGAACAGCAAGCTGCTGCATAATCAGCGCACGGTTCAAATCTATCAATCCAAACGTACCAACCCCAAGCAGGACTACGTTACCGCTATTTTCTTTGACGGCCGGCAGTATGCAGACCTGCTGCAGGTGCCGAAAGCTCTGGATATTTTAGTCAGCCAAGGCAAGCTGCCGCCCATTCAGGCGGTGTTTGTGTCTGCGCCAGATGATGCGCAGCGCCCCAAAGAACTGACGCCGAATGCTGAATTTACTGCATTTTTTGGCCAGGAATTGCTGCCATGGATAGACCGGCACTTGCCGGCTGAGCGCAATAAGCGGAAAACAGTGCTGCTGGGTTCCAGCTTAGGCGGCTTAAGCTCGGCCTATTTGGCCTTGAAGTATCCGCAGGAAATCAGCCATGCGGTGCCACTTTCAGGTTCATTCTGGTGGCAGGCGCAAGAAACTGACCTGCCGAATGGCATGAGCAAAATCATCCGGGCGCAGCCGCATCAGCCGAAGCAGCATTGGTTTATTTCCGCCAACAGCTATGAAAGCTCGCGCAATAATAATGGACTGAGCATTTTAGAAACTTCCCCGGCGGTCGCGGCCGACTTGCGGGCCAAAGGCCATGATGTCGCGTATAAAAGCTATATCGGCGGCCATTCCTACGCCATTTGGCAGGTCACGCTGCAGGAAGCGCTGCTGCATTTTTTTGCCGAATAG
- a CDS encoding alpha-ketoglutarate-dependent dioxygenase AlkB family protein — protein sequence MNLPDQNNAVQGMPDEPPNLLPYDGMVQYYGPILNSKAADDFFQLLMRRIAWQHDEAVIFGKRIATKRKVAWYGNLPYAYTYSKTTKYALPWTEELLQLRHWVERWTGETFNSCLLNLYHDGSEGMAWHSDGEKDLKQNGAIASLSLGAERRFLFKHKQTGEKVEMHLEHGSLLLMKDVTQNHWLHHLPLAKRIRQPRISLTFRTIADAGKAPVSYSAE from the coding sequence ATGAACCTGCCTGATCAAAATAATGCAGTTCAGGGCATGCCGGATGAGCCGCCAAACCTGCTGCCGTATGACGGCATGGTGCAGTATTACGGGCCAATCCTGAACAGCAAAGCTGCCGATGACTTTTTTCAGCTGCTGATGCGGCGTATTGCATGGCAGCATGATGAGGCAGTGATTTTCGGCAAGCGCATTGCCACCAAAAGGAAGGTAGCGTGGTATGGCAATCTGCCCTATGCCTACACCTATTCCAAAACGACCAAATACGCGCTGCCGTGGACAGAAGAGCTGCTGCAGCTGAGGCATTGGGTGGAGCGCTGGACAGGAGAAACGTTCAATTCCTGCCTGCTGAATTTGTATCATGACGGCAGCGAAGGCATGGCGTGGCACAGTGACGGCGAAAAAGACCTGAAACAGAACGGCGCAATTGCCTCGCTCAGCTTAGGCGCCGAACGGCGTTTTCTGTTTAAGCATAAGCAGACTGGGGAAAAAGTTGAGATGCATCTGGAACACGGCAGTCTGCTGCTGATGAAAGATGTAACGCAGAACCACTGGCTGCATCATCTGCCTCTTGCCAAGCGGATCCGGCAGCCGCGCATCAGCTTAACGTTCAGAACCATTGCGGATGCAGGCAAGGCGCCAGTCAGCTATTCCGCAGAATAA
- a CDS encoding methylated-DNA--[protein]-cysteine S-methyltransferase, with the protein MMKADDGQDHYQYERIADAIEYIHKNFKNQPALDEIAASVHLSPIHFQKQFKAWAGVSPKKFLQYISLEYAKNILASKKSKAAAEAVYDTGLSSPSRLHDLFVQLEGMTPAEYKNQGRNLSIHYSFSATPFGEVIIASTGKGICHMAFEQDRHLARRQLVQAFPQAEFIEQLDALQQSALSIFSASNSLPEIKLHLKATAFQLKVWESLLKIPLGQLSSYGEIAAEIGQPKAGRAVGTAIGSNPVAFLIPCHRVIRATGIIGGYKWGAPRKTAIIGWEGAKAHEPA; encoded by the coding sequence ATGATGAAAGCGGATGACGGTCAAGATCATTATCAATATGAACGGATTGCAGATGCAATTGAATACATTCATAAAAATTTTAAAAATCAGCCAGCGCTGGATGAAATAGCAGCCTCTGTCCATTTAAGCCCGATTCATTTTCAGAAACAGTTCAAGGCGTGGGCCGGCGTCAGTCCGAAAAAATTTCTGCAGTACATCAGCCTGGAATATGCCAAGAATATTTTGGCATCAAAAAAATCCAAAGCGGCGGCAGAGGCGGTTTATGATACCGGGCTGTCCAGTCCCAGCCGGCTGCATGACTTGTTTGTGCAGCTGGAAGGCATGACCCCGGCGGAATATAAAAATCAGGGCAGAAATCTTTCAATTCACTACAGTTTCAGCGCTACGCCGTTTGGCGAGGTCATTATTGCATCGACAGGGAAAGGCATTTGCCATATGGCTTTTGAGCAGGACCGGCACCTTGCGCGCCGGCAGCTTGTTCAGGCCTTTCCCCAAGCTGAATTTATTGAGCAGCTGGATGCTTTGCAGCAAAGCGCTTTAAGCATTTTTTCTGCTTCAAATTCCCTGCCGGAAATCAAGCTGCATTTAAAAGCCACGGCATTTCAGCTGAAAGTTTGGGAAAGCCTGCTGAAAATCCCGCTGGGGCAGCTTTCAAGCTATGGTGAAATTGCTGCGGAGATTGGCCAGCCCAAAGCCGGCCGGGCCGTAGGCACTGCGATTGGCAGCAATCCTGTAGCATTTTTAATCCCTTGCCACCGGGTAATCCGCGCAACAGGCATTATTGGCGGCTATAAATGGGGCGCGCCGCGCAAAACAGCCATCATTGGCTGGGAAGGAGCAAAAGCGCATGAACCTGCCTGA
- a CDS encoding SDR family oxidoreductase codes for MAKTILITGASSGIGAGMAREFAKKGYNLAICARRLERLEALKQELESQYGIQVIAKTLDVTDYNQVFEVFRAFKKDFGTIDRVIVNAGIGGGRRIGKGSFDVNRATVETNFISALAQCEAAVEIFRAQNSGHLVVISSMSAMRGMPKHLTAYGASKAGVAALAEGIRAELLDTPIKVSTIFPGYIRTEINEGAKKLPFEVDEKTGSRLLAAEIEKAPVKAYVPKWPWLPLGLAMKVLPLKLVNKLG; via the coding sequence ATGGCGAAAACAATTTTAATTACCGGCGCAAGTTCAGGCATAGGTGCCGGCATGGCGCGCGAATTTGCCAAAAAAGGCTATAATCTGGCCATCTGCGCGCGGCGCTTGGAGCGTCTGGAAGCGCTGAAGCAGGAACTAGAAAGCCAGTACGGCATTCAGGTGATAGCCAAGACTTTGGATGTGACCGACTATAATCAGGTATTTGAAGTTTTCCGCGCTTTTAAAAAAGACTTCGGCACGATTGACCGGGTAATTGTCAATGCTGGCATTGGCGGCGGACGGCGCATCGGCAAGGGCAGCTTTGACGTGAACCGCGCGACGGTTGAAACCAACTTTATTTCCGCCTTGGCGCAGTGTGAAGCTGCTGTTGAAATTTTCCGCGCGCAGAATTCAGGCCATCTGGTGGTGATTTCCTCGATGAGCGCCATGCGCGGCATGCCTAAGCATTTGACGGCTTACGGCGCCAGCAAAGCCGGCGTGGCGGCCTTGGCGGAAGGCATCCGCGCGGAACTGCTTGATACGCCAATTAAAGTCAGCACTATTTTTCCCGGCTATATCCGTACAGAAATCAATGAAGGCGCCAAAAAACTGCCTTTTGAGGTGGATGAAAAAACCGGTTCGCGCTTATTGGCAGCGGAAATTGAAAAAGCCCCAGTCAAAGCCTATGTGCCGAAATGGCCTTGGCTGCCGCTGGGCTTAGCGATGAAAGTCCTGCCGCTGAAATTAGTCAATAAGCTCGGCTGA
- a CDS encoding histidine phosphatase family protein, whose amino-acid sequence MTTIYLIRHGQASFGAESYDQLSPNGELQAKILGQYFDSILKEAPYAVAGSMRRHQQTAGIALEQCFPEASVVTDSAWNEFNHQQVFAQYEPRFNEPHLLKADVDKEDNPRAYLAKIFEGAIERWTGGDYHHEYEESWPHFKRRVETALQNLCNELAKTQPRYAVVFTSGGVISVAAGKILGLSPNKTFALNWAIANSSMTTLRLVGNEPQLLSLNEHHFIKAENPNLLTWI is encoded by the coding sequence ATGACCACGATTTATCTGATTCGCCACGGGCAGGCTTCATTCGGCGCAGAAAGCTATGACCAGCTTTCTCCCAACGGCGAATTGCAGGCGAAAATTTTAGGTCAGTATTTTGACAGCATTTTGAAAGAAGCGCCCTATGCGGTTGCCGGTTCAATGCGCCGCCATCAGCAGACTGCGGGCATTGCGCTGGAGCAATGCTTTCCTGAAGCCAGCGTGGTGACAGACAGCGCCTGGAATGAGTTCAATCATCAGCAGGTTTTTGCCCAGTATGAACCGCGCTTCAACGAGCCGCATTTGCTCAAAGCTGATGTGGATAAAGAAGACAACCCACGGGCTTATTTGGCTAAAATTTTTGAAGGCGCGATTGAGCGCTGGACCGGCGGCGACTATCACCATGAATATGAAGAGTCATGGCCGCATTTTAAGCGCCGCGTCGAAACCGCCTTGCAGAATCTATGCAATGAGCTGGCCAAAACCCAGCCGCGCTATGCGGTGGTGTTTACTTCCGGCGGCGTCATTTCCGTGGCTGCCGGCAAAATTTTAGGCCTTAGCCCGAATAAAACCTTTGCATTGAACTGGGCGATTGCCAACAGCAGCATGACCACGCTGCGCTTAGTGGGCAATGAGCCGCAGTTACTCAGCCTGAATGAGCATCATTTCATTAAGGCGGAAAATCCTAATTTACTGACATGGATTTGA
- a CDS encoding phosphotransferase family protein, translating into MSVIDIGGSVREGEELDVRAVGNWLIEQGEELSGPVEVTQYSGGASNWTYRLKYENADLILRRPPKGTKAKSAHDMAREYNVQKNLAPFYPVLPEMVALCQDESVIGCDFYVMKRVEGIIPRANLPKNLNFSEAQVRELCINVIDKLIELHQVPYQGTALEQLGKGDGYCRRQVEGWDARYEKAKTLNAPSFKLVRKWLKDNIPADSKTCIIHNDWRFDNIILNPENPTEVIGVLDWEMATLGDPLMDLGSALAYWVEEHDSPIFKATRRQPTNLKGMFTRKEVVDYYLQKTGLQTDNWTFYEVFGIFRLAVIAQQIYYRYYHRQTKNPAFKDFWIVIHALHIRALKLIGKHKLEANDVAHKYIVKMKEMLGK; encoded by the coding sequence ATGTCAGTGATTGATATTGGCGGATCAGTGCGCGAGGGCGAGGAATTAGATGTCCGCGCCGTAGGAAATTGGCTGATTGAGCAGGGTGAAGAGCTTTCAGGCCCGGTAGAAGTCACTCAGTATTCCGGCGGCGCTTCCAACTGGACTTACCGCTTAAAATATGAAAATGCGGATTTAATCTTGCGCCGCCCGCCTAAAGGCACAAAAGCCAAGTCTGCACATGACATGGCGCGTGAATACAATGTGCAGAAAAATCTTGCGCCGTTTTATCCGGTGCTGCCGGAAATGGTGGCCTTATGCCAGGATGAATCGGTCATCGGTTGCGATTTTTATGTGATGAAGCGCGTTGAAGGCATTATTCCGCGCGCCAATCTGCCGAAGAATTTGAATTTCAGTGAAGCGCAGGTGCGCGAGCTGTGCATCAATGTCATCGACAAGCTGATTGAGCTGCATCAGGTGCCGTATCAGGGTACGGCGCTGGAACAGCTGGGCAAGGGCGATGGCTACTGCCGCCGCCAGGTTGAAGGCTGGGATGCGCGCTATGAAAAAGCCAAAACGCTGAATGCGCCTTCATTTAAGCTGGTGCGCAAATGGCTGAAAGACAATATTCCTGCCGACTCTAAAACCTGCATCATTCACAATGACTGGCGCTTTGACAATATCATTTTAAACCCTGAAAACCCGACAGAAGTGATTGGCGTGCTGGACTGGGAAATGGCGACGCTGGGTGATCCTTTAATGGACTTGGGTTCGGCATTGGCCTATTGGGTGGAAGAGCATGACAGCCCAATTTTCAAAGCTACGCGCCGCCAGCCGACCAATTTAAAAGGCATGTTCACACGCAAAGAAGTGGTGGATTATTATCTGCAAAAAACCGGGCTGCAGACTGATAACTGGACCTTTTATGAAGTCTTCGGCATTTTCCGCCTGGCAGTGATTGCGCAGCAGATTTATTACCGCTATTACCACAGGCAAACGAAGAATCCGGCCTTTAAGGATTTCTGGATCGTCATTCATGCGCTGCACATCCGTGCGCTGAAGCTGATTGGCAAGCATAAACTTGAAGCCAATGATGTTGCGCACAAATATATTGTAAAAATGAAGGAAATGTTAGGAAAATGA
- a CDS encoding acyl-CoA dehydrogenase family protein yields MFELSARAQDYIERTKKFIRDEIEPVETAFWHEVHELNQGGDWTKWQWPAQLEVLKAKAKAAGLWNMFLPDAELGQGLSVQEYAHIAELSGRSLIAPTVFNCNAPDSGNMEVLWRYGSEQQKARWLQPLLAGKIRSVFCMTEPAVASSDATNMQATAVVEGGEIVLNGRKWWSSGLGDPNAKIIIFMAHTPDATKDRHHQHSMVLVPADAAGVKIERMLPVFGDYDAPHGHGEISFTDVRVPVSSFIGGAGQGFEIAQGRLGPGRIHHCMRCIGAAEKSLELMIDRGMSRTAFGKEILKLGGNLERVAEARVAIDQARLLTLYAAYKMDTLGNMAALTEISAIKVVAPSVLEKVVDMAIQIHGGAGVSRDTPLTGFFAQARSLRLADGPDEVHKGMIAKLELAKRGYSSRSKK; encoded by the coding sequence ATGTTTGAATTATCAGCGCGCGCGCAGGATTATATTGAAAGAACTAAAAAATTTATTCGGGATGAAATCGAGCCTGTTGAAACAGCATTCTGGCATGAAGTGCATGAGCTGAATCAGGGCGGTGACTGGACTAAATGGCAGTGGCCGGCGCAGCTGGAAGTTTTGAAAGCCAAAGCCAAAGCCGCTGGACTGTGGAATATGTTCCTGCCCGATGCTGAACTGGGCCAAGGGCTGTCGGTGCAGGAATATGCGCATATTGCAGAACTGTCCGGACGCAGCCTGATTGCGCCGACAGTCTTTAACTGCAATGCGCCGGACAGCGGCAATATGGAAGTTTTATGGCGCTATGGTTCAGAACAGCAGAAAGCACGGTGGCTGCAGCCTTTGCTGGCAGGAAAGATCCGTTCCGTGTTCTGCATGACTGAGCCTGCGGTGGCGTCCAGTGACGCAACCAATATGCAGGCCACGGCGGTTGTTGAGGGCGGTGAAATTGTGCTGAATGGCCGCAAATGGTGGTCATCGGGCCTGGGCGATCCAAACGCAAAAATCATTATTTTCATGGCGCATACGCCGGATGCAACTAAAGACCGCCATCATCAGCATTCTATGGTTCTGGTTCCTGCCGATGCTGCCGGGGTGAAAATTGAACGCATGCTGCCGGTCTTTGGCGATTATGATGCGCCGCATGGCCACGGCGAAATCAGCTTTACTGATGTGCGCGTGCCTGTTTCCAGCTTTATCGGCGGCGCAGGCCAGGGCTTTGAAATTGCGCAGGGCCGCTTAGGGCCGGGGCGCATTCATCACTGCATGCGCTGCATTGGCGCGGCGGAAAAATCATTGGAGCTGATGATTGACCGCGGCATGAGCCGCACTGCATTCGGCAAGGAAATTCTGAAACTCGGCGGCAACTTGGAGCGCGTTGCGGAAGCGCGTGTAGCGATTGATCAGGCGCGCTTACTGACGCTGTATGCAGCCTATAAAATGGATACGCTGGGCAATATGGCGGCCTTGACCGAAATTTCCGCAATTAAAGTGGTTGCGCCCAGCGTACTGGAAAAAGTGGTTGATATGGCGATTCAAATACACGGCGGCGCCGGCGTATCGCGCGATACGCCATTGACCGGCTTCTTTGCGCAGGCGCGCTCGCTGCGCTTGGCGGATGGCCCGGATGAAGTGCATAAAGGCATGATTGCCAAGCTGGAGCTGGCAAAGCGCGGCTACAGCTCGCGCAGCAAAAAGTAA
- a CDS encoding LysR family transcriptional regulator, with protein sequence MHNIHRKSILDMRAFHRIDINLYPLFIAVFEQQNISKAAQILCITQSAASHALQRLRQHLQDDLFVRAGSKMLPTPFAEQIYPAIQNALAAIQGISMQKQCFDPSMVQSLKIAVHDEIEPIIFPKLVAHFQQLDLAIQFFSIKLERKSIAADLAAQQIDFVIDLEQNFGEKIQFQKLLQDQFAACTQQNQMTEASYLSSPHIGVSSRRTGVLLEDVHLNRRQLSRQIFLRCQHYSTALQILEQQPQAILTIPKNILAHLQIPECLKIFEVPVELPEINMGMHWHKDLQENPRHQFLRSEIFKIFA encoded by the coding sequence ATGCATAATATTCATAGAAAAAGCATTCTCGATATGCGCGCTTTCCACCGCATTGACATCAATTTATATCCGCTGTTTATTGCGGTATTTGAGCAGCAGAATATTTCCAAAGCGGCGCAAATTCTGTGCATTACCCAGTCGGCCGCCAGCCATGCCCTGCAGCGCCTGCGGCAGCATTTGCAGGATGACCTGTTTGTGCGCGCCGGCAGCAAAATGCTGCCGACGCCTTTTGCAGAACAGATTTACCCGGCCATTCAAAATGCGCTGGCGGCAATTCAAGGCATTTCCATGCAGAAGCAGTGCTTTGACCCCAGCATGGTGCAGAGCCTGAAAATTGCGGTGCATGATGAAATTGAACCGATTATTTTCCCCAAGCTGGTGGCGCATTTTCAGCAGCTGGATTTGGCCATTCAGTTTTTCAGCATCAAGCTGGAGCGCAAAAGCATTGCGGCGGACTTGGCTGCCCAGCAGATTGATTTTGTGATTGATCTGGAGCAGAACTTCGGCGAAAAAATTCAGTTTCAGAAGCTGCTGCAAGACCAGTTTGCGGCCTGCACCCAGCAGAATCAGATGACTGAAGCCAGCTATCTGTCCTCGCCGCATATTGGCGTGTCTTCGCGCCGCACTGGCGTATTGCTGGAAGACGTGCATCTTAACCGCAGGCAGCTGTCCCGGCAGATTTTCCTGCGCTGCCAGCACTATTCAACCGCCTTGCAGATTTTGGAACAGCAGCCGCAGGCGATTTTGACTATTCCGAAAAATATCTTGGCGCATTTGCAAATTCCTGAATGCCTGAAAATTTTTGAGGTGCCTGTAGAACTGCCGGAAATTAATATGGGGATGCATTGGCATAAGGATCTGCAGGAAAATCCGCGTCATCAATTTTTGCGGAGTGAAATTTTTAAAATTTTTGCTTAG
- a CDS encoding thermonuclease family protein has translation MLANLSPGWLIALGMALCLAALFLLRKIYLFLAELFTPFKKGKSYWCRVIAVSDGDTLTCSRLNIRRSQTKLRFAYVDAPESSQAYGKESQRMVQAMVHKKLVRVKITDVDRYGRCVGVIYRYRRNMNEEMIKRGAAWVYEEYIRDKKQLKHMLALQEHARKHKKGLWKSAKPVRPSVYRKQRK, from the coding sequence ATGCTTGCAAACCTATCTCCCGGCTGGCTGATTGCCTTAGGCATGGCGCTGTGCCTTGCTGCTTTATTTCTTCTCCGCAAAATTTATCTTTTTCTGGCCGAGCTGTTCACCCCCTTTAAAAAAGGCAAGTCATACTGGTGCCGCGTGATTGCGGTCAGTGACGGCGATACCCTCACCTGCTCGCGGCTGAACATCCGCCGTTCGCAAACCAAATTGCGCTTTGCCTATGTCGATGCGCCTGAATCTTCTCAGGCCTATGGCAAAGAGTCACAGCGCATGGTGCAGGCCATGGTGCATAAGAAGCTGGTTCGGGTCAAAATTACCGATGTCGACCGCTATGGCCGCTGCGTGGGGGTGATTTACCGCTACCGGCGCAATATGAATGAAGAAATGATCAAGCGCGGCGCGGCTTGGGTGTATGAGGAATATATCCGCGATAAAAAGCAGCTCAAGCATATGCTGGCCTTGCAGGAGCATGCCCGCAAGCATAAGAAAGGCTTATGGAAAAGCGCAAAGCCTGTCCGGCCAAGCGTTTACCGCAAGCAGCGCAAATAA
- the fba gene encoding class II fructose-bisphosphate aldolase (catalyzes the reversible aldol condensation of dihydroxyacetonephosphate and glyceraldehyde 3-phosphate in the Calvin cycle, glycolysis, and/or gluconeogenesis), whose protein sequence is MALISLRQLLDHAGEHAYGVPAFNVNNLEQMRAIMLAADATNSPVIVQASAGARKYAGAPFLRHLILAAIEEWPHIPVVMHQDHGTDPDVCQRSIQLGFSSVMMDGSLGADGKTPTTYEYNVDVTRRTVQMAHACGVSVEGEIGCLGSLETGMAGEEDGVGAEGVLDHSQLLTSVEEARQFVADTNVDALAIAVGTSHGAYKFTRPPTGDILAIDRIKEIHAALPNTHLVMHGSSSVPQEWLAIINQYGGDIKETYGVPVEQLVEAIKHGVRKINIDTDLRLASTGAMRRMMAEKPSEFDPRKFFSETVDAMKQICVDRYEAFGTAGNADKIRPISLEKMVERYK, encoded by the coding sequence ATGGCTCTTATTTCATTGCGCCAGCTCTTGGATCACGCCGGCGAACATGCTTACGGCGTACCAGCGTTTAACGTAAACAACTTAGAACAAATGCGCGCAATTATGCTTGCAGCAGATGCAACAAACTCACCTGTGATTGTGCAAGCCTCTGCAGGCGCGCGCAAATATGCAGGCGCACCTTTCTTGCGTCACCTTATTTTAGCTGCGATTGAAGAATGGCCACATATTCCGGTGGTAATGCATCAAGATCACGGTACAGATCCGGATGTATGCCAGCGCTCTATCCAACTGGGCTTTTCATCTGTAATGATGGACGGTTCATTAGGCGCAGACGGCAAAACGCCGACAACTTATGAATATAACGTTGACGTGACCCGCCGCACTGTGCAAATGGCGCATGCATGCGGCGTTTCTGTAGAAGGCGAGATCGGCTGCCTGGGTAGTCTTGAAACCGGCATGGCGGGCGAAGAAGATGGCGTAGGCGCAGAAGGCGTGCTTGACCATTCTCAGCTTTTGACTTCTGTTGAAGAAGCGCGTCAATTTGTTGCAGACACCAATGTCGATGCTTTGGCGATTGCTGTAGGCACCTCACACGGCGCGTACAAGTTTACCCGTCCGCCTACAGGCGACATTTTGGCCATTGACCGCATTAAAGAAATTCATGCTGCCTTGCCAAATACGCACCTTGTAATGCACGGTTCAAGCTCTGTTCCTCAGGAATGGCTTGCAATCATCAACCAGTACGGCGGCGACATCAAAGAAACTTACGGTGTGCCTGTAGAGCAGCTGGTTGAAGCGATTAAGCACGGCGTGCGTAAAATCAACATCGATACAGACTTGCGCTTAGCGTCTACTGGCGCAATGCGCCGTATGATGGCTGAGAAGCCAAGCGAATTTGATCCGCGCAAATTCTTCTCTGAAACTGTTGATGCAATGAAGCAGATCTGTGTTGACCGTTATGAAGCGTTTGGCACTGCGGGCAACGCAGACAAGATTCGCCCAATTTCTTTAGAGAAAATGGTTGAACGCTATAAATAA